From a single Larimichthys crocea isolate SSNF chromosome XIII, L_crocea_2.0, whole genome shotgun sequence genomic region:
- the bzw2 gene encoding eIF5-mimic protein 1, with amino-acid sequence MNTGKQQKPVLTGQRFKTRKRDEKEKFEPTVFRDTIVSGLNEAGGDLDAVAKFLDVTGSRLDYRRYADTLFDILVAGSMLAPGGTRIDEGDKTKVTAHCVFTAEESHAALRLYAQVFNKLIRRYKYLEKAFEEEIKKLLLFLKAFSESEQTKLAMLTGILLANNALPPPIITSLFSDNVVKEGISASFAVKMFKAWIAEKDANSVTSSLRKANLDKRLLELFPANKQNVEHFSKYFNEAGLKELSDFLRVQQSLGTRKELQKELQERLSQQCPIREIVLYVKEEMKRNELQEHAVIGLLWTCLMNAVEWNKKEELVTEQALKHLKHYAPLLAVFSTQGQSELVLLLKIQEYCYDNIHFMKSFSKIVVLFYKADVLSEEAILKWYKDAHAAKGKSVFLEQMKKFVEWLQNAEEESESEGEDG; translated from the exons ATGAATACCGGTAAGCAGCAGAAGCCAGTGCTGACAGGCCAGAGGTTCAAGACCAGGAAAAGGG ATGAAAAGGAGAAGTTCGAGCCGACAGTTTTTCGAGACACAATTGTTTCGGGCCTCAATGAAGCGGGAGGCGACCTGGATGCTGTAGCCAAGTTTCTAGATGTCACAGGGTCGCGACTGGACTACAGACGCTATGCTGACACTCTGTTTGACATCCTCGTCGCCGGGAGCATGCTTG CTCCCGGAGGGACTCGCATTGATGAGGGTGATAAGACCAAGGTGACAGCGCACTGCGTGTTCACCGCTGAGGAAAGCCACGCTGCTCTGCGCCTATATGCTCAG GTTTTCAATAAGCTCATCAGGAGATACAAATATCTGGAGAAAGCCTTTGAGGAGGAAATCAAAAAG CTGCTGCTCTTCCTGAAGGCCTTCAGTGAGTCAGAGCAGACCAAGCTCGCCATGTTGACGGGCATCCTGCTGGCCAACAACGCGCTACCACCTCCCATCATCACCAGCCTCTTCAGTGATAATGTGGTCAAAGAAG GGATCTCTGCGTCTTTCGCTGTGAAGATGTTCAAAGCATGGATCGCAGAGAAAGACGCCAATTCGGTGACCTCATCTTTGAGGAAGGCGAACCTCGATAAAAGACTTctg GAGCTGTTTCCTGCTAACAAGCAGAATGTGGAGCATTTCTCCAAGTACTTCAACGAAGCCGGGCTCAAGGAGCTGTCCGACTTCCTGCGTGTGCAGCAGAGTCTGGGAACCCGCAAAGAGCTGCAGAAAGAGCTGCAGGAGCGCCTGTCCCAGCAGTGTCCCATCAGAGAG atAGTGCTGTAtgtgaaggaggagatgaagaggaacgAGCTGCAGGAGCATGCTGTGATTGGGCTCTTGTGGACGTGCCTGATGAACGCCGTGGAGTGGAACAAGAAGGAGGAGCTGGTCACAGAGCAGGCACTCAAACACCTCAAA CACTACGCTCCTCTGCTGGCAGTGTTCAGCACTCAGGGTCAGTCTGAGCTGGTGCTGCTCCTGAAGATCCAGGAGTACTGCTACGACAACATCCACTTCATGAAGTCCTTCTCCAAGATAGTGGTGCTCTTTTACAAAG CTGATGTCCTGAGCGAGGAGGCCATCTTAAAGTGGTACAAAGATGCCCATGCTGCCAAAGGGAAGAGTGTCTTCTTGGAACAGATGAAGAAGTTTGTGGAGTGGCTCCAAAATGCTGAAGAAG agtcagagtcagagggGGAGGATGGttag
- the LOC104931086 gene encoding ankyrin repeat and MYND domain-containing protein 2 isoform X2 has translation MAAPQKGDLSASERKILQIIAAGDVQEAAQLLDNNEVRVNCLDEYGMTPLMHAAYKGKADMCRLLLQHGADVNCNQHEYGYTALMFAGLSGKTDITSMMLDAGAETDLVNSVGRTAAQMAAFVGQHDCVTVINNFFSRARLEYYTRPQGLEREPKLPPRLAGPLHKIIMTTNLNPVKIVMLVKENPVLVDAAALEKCYQVMDLLCEQCVKQQDMNEVLAMKMHYISCVLQKCLAFLQKRDDKLDALVKSLLKGRDSDGFPQYQEKFIRDCIRKFPYCEATLLQQLGNDPTAFSVLAQALTGQMAFVDADYCATCGDKGADKRCSLCKAVTYCSLTCQKLHWFTHKRMCRSLQEQDADLEKDTPRLKELKDDESDLVMETANFLQELCLRAEEKVAAAGGCPAELLACPSTSAEGPSCNQDGGRNNRGVLNDADDDDVERHG, from the exons ATGGCTGCACCTCAGAAAGGAGATCTGTCAGCGTCTGAGAGGAAGATCCTGCAAATTATTGCTGCCG GTGATGTGCAGGAGGCTGCACAGCTGCTTGACAACAACGAAGTCCGGGTCAACTGTTTGGACGAG TATGGCATGACTCCACTGATGCATGCAGCCTATAAGGGCAAGGCAGACATGTGtcgtctgctgctgcagcacggGGCTGATGTCAACTGCAACCAGCATGAATATGGATACACTGCTCTCATGTTTGCTGGCTTGTCAG GGAAGACAGACATCACCTCCATGATGCTGGATGCGGGAGCAGAAACAGACCTGGTGAACTCTGTGGGTCGCACAGCTGCTCAGATGGCAGCATTTGTAG GCCAGCACGACTGTGTGACAGTGATCAACAACTTCTTCTCACGGGCAAGGCTGGAGTACTACACCAGACCACAGGGGCTGGAGAGGGAACCCAAGCTGCCCCCTAGGCTGGCAGGACCCCTGCACAAGATCATCATGACCACCAACCTCAACCCGGTCAAG ATAGTCATGCTGGTGAAGGAGAACCCTGTGCTGGTCGACGCGGCGGCCCTGGAGAAGTGTTACCAGGTGATGGACCTGCTGTGTGAGCAGTGTGTGAAGCAACAGGACATGAACGAGGTCCTGGCCATGAAGATGCACTACATCAGCTGCGTGCTGCAGAAATGCCTGGCCTTCCTACAGAAACGAGACGACAAGCTGGACGCTCTCGTCAAGAG CCTGTTGAAGGGGAGAGACAGTGACGGCTTCCCGCAGTACCAGGAGAAGTTCATCCGGGACTGCATCAGGAAGTTTCCTTACTGTGAGGCCACACTCCTTCAGCAGCTG GGCAACGACCCAACAGCGTTCTCAGTGTTGGCCCAGGCTCTGACGGGTCAGATGGCGTTTGTGGATGCCGACTACTGTGCTACATGTGGAGACAAGGGAGCAGACAAGAGGTGTTCCCTTTGTAAAGCA GTGACTTACTGCAGCTTGACGTGCCAAAAGCTCCACTGGTTCACCCACAAAAGGATGTGCAGGTCTCTGCAGGAGCAGGACGCCGACCTGGAGAAAGACACTCCAAGGTTGAAAGAACTGAAAG aTGATGAGAGCGACCTGGTGATGGAGACGGCCAACTTCCTGCAGGAGCTGTGTCTGCGGGCGGAGGAGAAGGTGGCGGCTGCTGGAGGCTGCCCTGCAGAGCTGCTGGCTTGTCCCTCCACCTCTGCCGAGGGACCGTCCTGTAACCAAGACGGAGGCAGGAACAACCGAGGGGTCCtgaatgatgctgatgatgatgatgtggagAGGCATGGCTGA
- the LOC104931086 gene encoding ankyrin repeat and MYND domain-containing protein 2 isoform X1 gives MAAPQKGDLSASERKILQIIAAGDVQEAAQLLDNNEVRVNCLDEYGMTPLMHAAYKGKADMCRLLLQHGADVNCNQHEYGYTALMFAGLSGKTDITSMMLDAGAETDLVNSVGRTAAQMAAFVGQHDCVTVINNFFSRARLEYYTRPQGLEREPKLPPRLAGPLHKIIMTTNLNPVKIVMLVKENPVLVDAAALEKCYQVMDLLCEQCVKQQDMNEVLAMKMHYISCVLQKCLAFLQKRDDKLDALVKSLLKGRDSDGFPQYQEKFIRDCIRKFPYCEATLLQQLVRSIAPVEIGNDPTAFSVLAQALTGQMAFVDADYCATCGDKGADKRCSLCKAVTYCSLTCQKLHWFTHKRMCRSLQEQDADLEKDTPRLKELKDDESDLVMETANFLQELCLRAEEKVAAAGGCPAELLACPSTSAEGPSCNQDGGRNNRGVLNDADDDDVERHG, from the exons ATGGCTGCACCTCAGAAAGGAGATCTGTCAGCGTCTGAGAGGAAGATCCTGCAAATTATTGCTGCCG GTGATGTGCAGGAGGCTGCACAGCTGCTTGACAACAACGAAGTCCGGGTCAACTGTTTGGACGAG TATGGCATGACTCCACTGATGCATGCAGCCTATAAGGGCAAGGCAGACATGTGtcgtctgctgctgcagcacggGGCTGATGTCAACTGCAACCAGCATGAATATGGATACACTGCTCTCATGTTTGCTGGCTTGTCAG GGAAGACAGACATCACCTCCATGATGCTGGATGCGGGAGCAGAAACAGACCTGGTGAACTCTGTGGGTCGCACAGCTGCTCAGATGGCAGCATTTGTAG GCCAGCACGACTGTGTGACAGTGATCAACAACTTCTTCTCACGGGCAAGGCTGGAGTACTACACCAGACCACAGGGGCTGGAGAGGGAACCCAAGCTGCCCCCTAGGCTGGCAGGACCCCTGCACAAGATCATCATGACCACCAACCTCAACCCGGTCAAG ATAGTCATGCTGGTGAAGGAGAACCCTGTGCTGGTCGACGCGGCGGCCCTGGAGAAGTGTTACCAGGTGATGGACCTGCTGTGTGAGCAGTGTGTGAAGCAACAGGACATGAACGAGGTCCTGGCCATGAAGATGCACTACATCAGCTGCGTGCTGCAGAAATGCCTGGCCTTCCTACAGAAACGAGACGACAAGCTGGACGCTCTCGTCAAGAG CCTGTTGAAGGGGAGAGACAGTGACGGCTTCCCGCAGTACCAGGAGAAGTTCATCCGGGACTGCATCAGGAAGTTTCCTTACTGTGAGGCCACACTCCTTCAGCAGCTGGTGAGGAGCATTGCACCGGTAGAGATT GGCAACGACCCAACAGCGTTCTCAGTGTTGGCCCAGGCTCTGACGGGTCAGATGGCGTTTGTGGATGCCGACTACTGTGCTACATGTGGAGACAAGGGAGCAGACAAGAGGTGTTCCCTTTGTAAAGCA GTGACTTACTGCAGCTTGACGTGCCAAAAGCTCCACTGGTTCACCCACAAAAGGATGTGCAGGTCTCTGCAGGAGCAGGACGCCGACCTGGAGAAAGACACTCCAAGGTTGAAAGAACTGAAAG aTGATGAGAGCGACCTGGTGATGGAGACGGCCAACTTCCTGCAGGAGCTGTGTCTGCGGGCGGAGGAGAAGGTGGCGGCTGCTGGAGGCTGCCCTGCAGAGCTGCTGGCTTGTCCCTCCACCTCTGCCGAGGGACCGTCCTGTAACCAAGACGGAGGCAGGAACAACCGAGGGGTCCtgaatgatgctgatgatgatgatgtggagAGGCATGGCTGA